Proteins encoded together in one Longimicrobiaceae bacterium window:
- a CDS encoding 4a-hydroxytetrahydrobiopterin dehydratase — protein MSAPHDEHDVRERLAAQLPSWRYEDGHLVRVFETGAWHRTLLLANAVGYLGEAAWHHPDLLLSYPRLTVKLTTHDAGGITEKDFELALRIEEVATWQPPEGSALTGPERGWFT, from the coding sequence ATGTCCGCACCGCACGACGAGCACGACGTTCGCGAGCGCCTGGCCGCGCAGCTTCCCAGCTGGCGCTACGAGGACGGGCACCTGGTCCGCGTCTTCGAGACCGGCGCGTGGCACCGCACCCTGCTCCTCGCCAACGCCGTCGGCTACCTGGGCGAGGCCGCCTGGCACCACCCGGACCTCCTCCTCAGCTACCCGCGCCTGACGGTGAAGCTCACCACGCACGACGCGGGGGGGATCACGGAAAAGGACTTCGAGCTGGCGCTGCGCATCGAGGAGGTCGCCACCTGGCAGCCGCCCGAGGGCTCGGCCCTGACGGGTCCGGAGCGTGGCTGGTTCACC